DNA sequence from the Ignavibacteriota bacterium genome:
CGGAGTATGAGGCACTGCTGCGTGTTGATGTCCCCGCGGCCTACCGCCGCGCCGCCGAAATGCTCGAAGGTCTGCCGGTGGCGCGTATCGCCGACGCCACACGCACGGCATTTTTCGACTATTCTCTCGCGGTCTGTACGCTGTTGCCTTTGCACCTGCGCCCGCGGCCTGAACCCTCGATGCTGGAACTTGTCCGCCTCCTGCGCAGGCGTGGTTGGATCGTCGCGGTCATCTCCGCGAGCAATGCAATCTCGGTTCGTATCGCCGCGTCCAATGTTTTCCGCCTCGATGAGTGGCACGCGTACGGTATCGAAAACGTTGTTGCCGGTGGTGTGTGCACGCGCGATCTCGTGTTGCCCGTGCCGATCTTCGACGGGAAAGCCGACGTGTACCGCGCCGTGTTCGGCGCGCATCCGCCTCTGCTGACTGCGGGGAACAGCCTCATGGACGTGCCGCTTCTCCGGCTCACGGATTCCGTCGGATGCAGCTTCTGGGTGGGTGACTCGGCCGAGTCCTTTCTCGAACTCAAACGCGACAATTCCTTCCCGCAGGAACTGTGTTTCATCCGCCGCCGTACGAGTATTTCAGTACTCGCACACCAACACATGCACATCGGCGGAACAGACCACGCGGCTGCCTCCGTCGTGGTGTGATACCGCCGCGGGTCCGTCGGGTATCGCTACGGCGCGGCGCAGTTGCCAGGGAAGAAAAACCTCGATCGCCTCGGGATGTACACCGGCTCGCGACTGACGAGACAATTCGATTTCCATGCGGCGGCCGCTGTGACGCAGGTGCAGCGACACGAGGCCAAAGGCCGAAGGTGCCTGCTCGAACAACCACCCGTCGGCATGTGACACCATTTCGCGTGTGGCCCCGGCCAGCA
Encoded proteins:
- a CDS encoding haloacid dehalogenase-like hydrolase, with translation MRNPSLLARVIDLEQRAAMARRGKPRIAVFDLDDTLLINDIGEAVLRILIARDELPDEYWAEYEALLRVDVPAAYRRAAEMLEGLPVARIADATRTAFFDYSLAVCTLLPLHLRPRPEPSMLELVRLLRRRGWIVAVISASNAISVRIAASNVFRLDEWHAYGIENVVAGGVCTRDLVLPVPIFDGKADVYRAVFGAHPPLLTAGNSLMDVPLLRLTDSVGCSFWVGDSAESFLELKRDNSFPQELCFIRRRTSISVLAHQHMHIGGTDHAAASVVV